The Anopheles coluzzii chromosome 2, AcolN3, whole genome shotgun sequence genome window below encodes:
- the LOC120948643 gene encoding probable multidrug resistance-associated protein lethal(2)03659, with the protein MEAQKRKEREPCPRQKANFLSYIIFGWTIPIFFKGYKKELNTDDLYQPLREHKSDGLGDRLCEAWENEQKQARMKNRKPKLLRAGFRVFGWEIALLGLVLLTLEMLFKVSQPFFLGKLVAYYSRQQGDITEAYLYAGAVVLCSAINVLFIHPYMLSQLHLGMKLRVAACSMIYRKSLRLSKTALGDTTAGQVVNLLSNDVGRLDLAVLFVHYLWIGPLETLVVTYLMYREIGYSAIYGVLFLLLFIPLQAYLGKKTSELRLRTALRTDERVRLMNEIIQGIQVIKMYTWERPFAALVAMARKKEIKVIRYVSYIRGILLSFIMFTTRVSIFLSLVAYALAGQVVTAEKAFAITAYYNILRTTMTIFFPQGIGQFAEALVSVRRIQKFMQYDEIESAEGVSMVGGDGKDASSSSSSDLQEKKPDADPLALPNSKFIRHSESDGLKEPAAVNNHHHQQQHHLSDAGVIVEKAVARWDAKATELTLDGVDLHVQPGTLVAVIGPVGAGKSSLIHAILGELPLESGSIKVNGNVSYASQEPWLFSGTVRQNILFGLPMDRERYKQVVKTCALERDFHLFADGDKTIVGERGVSLSGGQKARISLARAVYRRAEVYLLDDPLSAVDSHVGRHLFDHCMRDYLRGKIVILVTHQLQYLQNADQIVVMMHGRVEAVGTYDKLRESGQDFAQLLAAPSGREDDSTDTESIKRSGSLYKRQNSESSMDSAVADGEGPEAKAIEERQKEGSIGYDVYRAYFRASGGNLVVVLILFMFLLSQLSASGGDYFLTYWVNKAEEKAPAATGGDGGAAGAMFSALANASAEEFNETTTFEPPAVTTAVTTGAGGIGVFFTAIRQMFASGDEEEDRYIDIYIFTALTVATVVITLTRSMFFFRTAMKASRKLHDAMFNGITRASMYFFNTNPSGRILNRFSKDMGQIDEYLPSVTVDVIQIFLSLIGIVVVVAIVNPYNLIPTVVIGIIFYFMRAFYLLTSRNIKRVEAITRSPIYSHLSASLSGLSTIRAFGAEKVLVHEFDSHQDLHSSAFYLFISTSRAFGFYLDVFCVIYIAIVTLTFFIRGDSGGNVGLAITQALGMTGMVQWGMRQSAELENTMTSVERVVEYDNVDPEPALEAPADKKPPKEWPQEGRIRFEKVTLRYSPDADSDLVLRDLQFEIEPREKIGIVGRTGAGKSSLINALFRLSYNGGSILIDTRDTSQMGLHDLRAKLSIIPQEPVLFSGTLRYNLDPFDEYPDEKLWRALKEVKLEDAVNELPSGLSSKINEGGSNFSVGQRQLVCLARAILRENKILVMDEATANVDPQTDKLIQQTIREKFNDCTVLTIAHRLNTVMDSDKVLVMDAGRCVEFGTPYELLTTEGGPKVFYGMVKQTGKSTFNTLLKIAEESHNQKLKPIKEAEATE; encoded by the exons ATGGAGGCACAGAAGCGCAAGGAGCGCGAACCGTGCCCACGGCAGAAGGCCAACTTTCTGTCGTACATCATCTTCGGCTGGACGATACCGATCTTCTTCAAGGGCTACAAGAAGGAGCTAAACACGGACGATCTGTACCAGCCGCTGCGCGAGCACAAATCCGACGGGCTCGGCGATCGGCTGTGCGAGGCGTGGGAAAATGAGCAGAAGCAGGCGCGCATGAAGAACCGGAAGCCGAAGCTGCTGCGGGCCGGTTTTCGCGTGTTTGGCTGGGAAATAGCGCTGCTCGGGCTGGTGCTGCTGACGCTGGAAATGCTCTTCAA AGTATCGCAACCGTTTTTCCTTGGCAAGTTGGTCGCTTACTATTCCCGCCAGCAGGGTGACATTACGGAAGCGTACCTGTATGCCGGTGCGGTCGTCCTCTGCAGTGCCATCAACGTCCTGTTCATCCATCCGTACATGCTGTCCCAGCTGCATCTCGGCATGAAGCTGCGCGTGGCCGCCTGCAGCATGATCTACCGCAAGTCGCTTCGGCTGAGCAAAACGGCACTGGGCGACACGACCGCCGGACAGGTGGTGAATCTCCTATCGAACGACGTGGGTCGACTGGATCTTGCCGTGCTGTTTGTGCACTACCTTTGGATCGGGCCGCTCGAAACGCTCGTTGTAACGTACCTGATGTACCGCGAGATTGGCTATTCCGCCATCTACGGTGTACtgtttttgttactgtttATCCCACTGCAAGCGTACCTGGGCAAGAAGACGTCGGAGTTGCGCCTGCGCACAGCGCTGCGTACGGACGAGCGAGTACGGCTGATGAACGAGATCATTCAGGGCATTCAGGTGATTAAGATGTATACATGGGAGCGTCCGTTCGCTGCGCTGGTCGCGATGGCAAGAAA GAAGGAAATCAAAGTGATTCGCTACGTTTCGTACATCCGCGGTATACTGCTGTCCTTCATCATGTTCACGACGCGCGTGTCCATCTTTCTCAGCCTGGTAGCGTACGCGCTGGCCGGCCAGGTGGTGACGGCGGAGAAAGCATTCGCCATTACCGCGTACTACAACATCCTCCGcacgacgatgacgattttCTTCCCGCAAGGCATTGGCCAGTTTGCGGAAGCACTCGTGTCCGTCCGGCGCATCCAGAAGTTTATGCAGTACGATGAAATCGAAAGTGCGGAAGGTGTTTCCATGGTTGGTGGAGATGGAAAGGACGCAtcttcctcctcgtcgtccgaTCTGCAGGAGAAAAAACCGGACGCTGATCCGCTGGCCCTCCCGAACAGCAAGTTCATTCGCCACTCGGAATCGGACGGGCTGAAGGAACCGGCAGCAGTGaacaatcaccaccaccagcagcagcatcatctaTCCGATGCGGGCGTTATCGTGGAGAAGGCGGTCGCCCGGTGGGATGCGAAAGCGACCGAGCTTACGCTGGACGGGGTCGATCTGCACGTACAGCCAGGGACGCTCGTAGCCGTCATTGGACCGGTCGGTGCCGGCAAGTCTAGCCTGATCCACGCCATCCTAGGCGAGCTGCCGCTCGAGTCCGGCAGCATCAAGGTGAACGGGAACGTTTCGTACGCCTCCCAGGAACCGTGGCTGTTCTCCGGCACTGTTCGCCAGAACATCCTCTTCGGCCTGCCGATGGATCGCGAGCGCTACAAGCAGGTGGTGAAAACGTGCGCCCTCGAGCGCGATTTCCACCTGTTTGCGGACGGCGACAAAACGATCGTCGGCGAGCGCGGTGTATCGCTGTCCGGCGGGCAGAAGGCACGCATCAGCCTGGCCCGGGCGGTGTACCGGCGGGCGGAGGTGTACCTGCTCGACGATCCACTCAGCGCAGTTGATTCGCACGTTGGCCGGCACCTGTTTGACCACTGCATGCGCGACTACCTGCGGGGCAAGATCGTGATACTGGTGACGCACCAGCTGCAGTACCTGCAGAACGCCGACCAGATCGTCGTGATGATGCACGGCCGGGTGGAGGCGGTCGGGACGTACGATAAGCTGCGCGAAAGTGGGCAGGACTTTGCCCAGCTGCTGGCGGCCCCGTCCGGCCGGGAGGACGACAGCACCGACACGGAGTCGATCAAGCGGTCCGGCAGCCTGTACAAGCGGCAGAACAGCGAATCGAGCATGGACTCGGCCGTGGCGGACGGCGAGGGCCCGGAGGCGAAAGCGATCGAGGAGCGGCAGAAGGAGGGCTCGATCGGGTACGACGTGTACCGGGCGTACTTTAGGGCGAGCGGTGGCaacctggtggtggtgctgataCTGTTCATGTTTCTGCTGTCGCAGCTGAGCGCATCCGGGGGCGACTACTTCCTGACGTACTGGGTGAACAAGGCGGAAGAGAAAGCGCCGGCCGCTACCGGCGGGGACGGAGGAGCCGCGGGAGCAATGTTTAGTGCGCTGGCCAACGCGTCGGCAGAAGAGTTCAACGAAACTACCACGTTTGAGCCACCGGCAGTAACCACGGCCGTTACGACGGGCGCGGGCGGCATCGGTGTGTTCTTTACCGCCATCCGGCAGATGTTTGCGTCGGgcgatgaggaggaggaccGGTACATTGACATCTACATCTTTACGGCGCTAACGGTGGCGACGGTTGTGATAACGCTCACGCGCAGCATGTTCTTCTTCAGG ACGGCAATGAAAGCTTCGCGTAAGCTGCACGACGCCATGTTTAATGGCATCACGCGCGCCTCGATGTACTTCTTCAACACGAATCCGTCCGGGCGCATTCTGAACCGCTTCTCGAAGGACATGGGCCAGATCGACGAGTACCTGCCGAGCGTAACGGTGGACGTGATACAGATCTTCCTGTCGCTGATCGGtatcgtggtggtggtggcgatcGTCAACCCGTACAACCTGATCCCGACGGTCGTGATCGGTATCATCTTCTACTTTATGCGTGCCTTTTATCTGCTCACTTCACGCAACATTAAGCGCGTCGAAGCAATTA CACGATCACCGATCTACTCCCATCTGTCGGCGTCCCTGTCCGGCCTTTCCACCATCCGCGCCTTTGGCGCAGAAAAGGTGCTCGTGCACGAGTTCGACTCCCACCAGGACCTGCACAGCTCCGCCTTCTACCTCTTCATCTCGACGTCGCGCGCGTTCGGCTTCTACCTGGACGTGTTCTGCGTGATCTACATCGCGATCGTCACGCTAACGTTCTTCATACGCGGCGACAGCGGCGGCAACGTGGGCCTGGCCATCACGCAAGCACTCGGCATGACCGGCATGGTACAGTGGGGAATGCGCCAATCAGCGGAGCTCGAAAACACGATGACATCGGTGGAGCGGGTGGTCGAGTACGATAACGTCGATCCGGAACCGGCCCTGGAGGCACCGGCCGACAAGAAACCACCGAAAGAGTGGCCCCAGGAGGGCCGGATTCGCTTCGAGAAGGTGACGCTCCGGTACAGCCCCGACGCGGACAGCGATTTGGTGCTGCGCGATTTGCAGTTCGAGATTGAGCCGCGCGAAAAGATTGGCATCGTGGGACGGACGGGTGCGGGCAAATCGTCCCTTATTAATGCGCTCTTCCGGCTGTCCTACAACGGTGGTTCGATTCTGATCGACACGCGCGATACGAGCCAGATGGGGCTGCACGATTTGCGGGCGAAGCTGTCGATCATCCCGCAGGAGCCGGTCCTGTTCTCGGGCACGCTGCGCTACAATCTCGACCCGTTCGACGAGTACCCGGACGAGAAGCTGTGGCGTGCGCTGAAGGAGGTGAAGCTGGAGGACGCGGTGAACGAGCTGCCGTCCGGGCTGTCGTCGAAGATTAACGAGGGCGGAAGTAACTTCAGTGTAGGCCAGCGGCAGCTCGTCTGCCTTGCCCGGGCGATACTGCGCGAGAACAAGATACTGGTGATGGACGAGGCGACGGCAAACGTCGACCCGCAGACGGACAAGCTGATCCAGCAGACGATACGGGAGAAATTCAACGACTGTACAGTATTGACGATTGCGCACCGTTTGAACACCGTTATGGATTCGGACAAG GTGCTTGTAATGGACGCAGGTCGTTGCGTTGAGTTCGGCACGCCGTACGAGCTGTTAACCACCGAAGGAGGACCCAAAGTGTTCTACGGCATGGTGAAGCAGACGGGCAAGAGCACCTTCAACACGCTGCTTAAGATCGCCGAGGAG TCTCACAATCAGAAACTGAAACCGATAAAGGAGGCTGAAGCAACAGAATAG
- the LOC120950026 gene encoding uncharacterized protein LOC120950026 — translation MGIRKCIVPECPSSSARPEDRGVTYHKIPYLDEMKRLWIVACHLPDDYFATKASNVCSRHFRRADFQEFKGKKYVLKLGVVPTVFPWTVTKSPGEAGSSTKSPQKPATKGKDDAKGAKPEETEEGDVPHEVGDMDGDIVVKEDAKVTALLKSEQAQKGMATPDRSKPKAAAPSKRPSSSKKATKTPAKQARPAEPVASSTPGRKQTPKKGAGGEAKPASTATTAKEEPVVPDEPEAGGAPEKPIDFTPGSKIEAQDFSGTWHAAKVVEVDTEEREVLVQFDKTDKLKSTTQEEWIPMDSVRLRPISNAIYSVGEKVFARWSDSRKFKATIKSVLENQMYEVVFDDGFAKICKSTHISRIKRSEDAKGDGPEREVVGAGGATDVGATVKTEPVEHGEGSEAAVESLVSLNQLRIPQVVKLSELPEIPQNGEWCCHWMNDYPVGESSEVDLPGGRVYTVIVPDWRMPEGWVKHIFQRITTYGKMDILLISPSGKVLRSRQEVKAYLAEIGEEYDPNRYDFGLHVKRAKQLGFCHYTQEYRDSFLPKPATEPVLLNTEVNIGAVKVKIIDNLFQCPEEDCLKTFRKENHLQIHIKHYHKELAKGLGDIPNMQDLAALRTPIELLETPKPVSRKSQTAAAGTTPKASTAQSAPVREETREEEELLPAEMWVESTVVMSDGKVEEALKQPREIKQEAEKAPESEASLMAMDTDASLAEESSADASSTVTASTPASSSKSKVSSKVPKIKLFSQKKAAGEGGKKVVRHGLVTKKKVSGGSKKSKRPKPSRRPAANRSAPALLRPNDTTLAGSFAYGSGGFQNETIGGIYDESINASVAGASGAAGGLVDENGEVIKIVRMRKEEIINCLCKVTEEDGLMVQCEMCLCWQHAFCQNIRHSSEVPDTYVCSICRYPYRGRASKRYAHDQDWLYEGKLPVAKYHVTNSRHAQRFDILKNSHTLTGNLLELKRFMHSLQMKINIAEKKDHPKMYLWSKKWEKSPPRGDGSSSSSVGGGADKPLQGDGATAQQQQQQLPQIPVPEAPIDPAECQTILLDHIQKLQNDAMGRLQAIEAQIIGLEAYDEKADLLESPTAKNYPKTKQTIHMLLNDLLKMKKIGEIHSDMHSLTM, via the exons ATGGGTATCCGCAAGTGCATCGTACCGGAGTGCCCGTCGTCCTCGGCACGCCCGGAAGACCGTGGCGTTACGTACCACAAGATACCGTACCTGGACGAGATGAAGCGGCTCTGGATCGTGGCGTGCCACCTGCCGGACGATTACTTCGCCACGAAAGCGTCGAACGTGTGCAGCCGCCATTTCCGGCGGGCCGATTTCCAGGAGTTTAAGGGCAAGAAGTATGTGCTGAAGCTGGGCGTAGTGCCGACCGTGTTCCCCTGGACGGTTACGAAATCGCCCGGGGAAGCGGGTAGTAGCACCAAGAGCCCACAAAAGCCCGCAACAAAGGGTAAAGATGACGCAAAAGGCGCAAAGCCGGAAGAAACGGAGGAGGGCGATGTGCCGCACGAGGTCGGCGATATGGACGGGGATATTGTGGTGAAGGAGGACGCGAAGGTGACGGCACTGCTGAAGTCGGAACAGGCGCAAAAAGGAATGGCCACGCCGGACCGAAGCAAGCCGAAAGCGGCCGCCCCGTCGAAGcgcccgagcagcagcaaaaaggcgACGAAAACCCCGGCCAAACAAGCCCGCCCTGCCGAACCGGTTGCATCATCCACGCCGGGCCGAAAGCAGACGCCGAAAAAGGGTGCCGGCGGGGAAGCGAAACCGGCGAGCACCGCGACCACGGCAAAGGAAGAACCGGTCGTTCCGGACGAGCCCGAAGCGGGCGGTGCGCCGGAAAAGCCGATCGACTTCACGCCCGGCAGCAAGATCGAGGCGCAAGATTTCAGCGGCACCTGGCACGCGGCCaaggtggtggaggtggacaCGGAGGAGCGCGAGGTGCTGGTGCAGTTCGACAAGACGGACAAGCTGAAGTCGACCACGCAGGAGGAGTGGATCCCGATGGACAGTGTGCGGCTGCGGCCGATCTCGAACGCGATCTACAGCGTGGGCGAGAAGGTGTTTGCCCGGTGGAGCGATTCGCGCAAGTTTAAGGCCACGATCAAGAGCGTGCTGGAGAACCAGATGTACGAGGTGGTGTTTGACGACGGGTTTGCTAAGATTTGCAAATCGACGCACATTAGCCGCATTAAGCGGTCCGAGGATGCGAAGGGCGATGGCCCGGAGCGGGAGGTGGTTGGCGCGGGAGGCGCGACGGATGTCGGTGCGACGGTTAAGACGGAACCGGTGGAGCATGGGGAAGGTAGCGAGGCGGCGGTGGAGTCACTGGTTTCGCTGAATCAGCTGCGCATACCGCAGGTGGTGAAGTTGAGCGAGCTGCCGGAAATACCGCAGAACGGGGAGTGGTGCTGCCACTGGATGAACGACTATCCGGTCGGGGAGTCGTCCGAGGTGGACCTGCCGGGCGGCCGGGTGTACACCGTGATCGTGCCCGACTGGCGCATGCCGGAGGGGTGGGTCAAGCACATCTTTCAGCGCATCACGACGTACGGCAAGATGGACATACTGCTGATCAGCCCCAGTGGGAAGGTGCTGCGCTCACGGCAGGAGGTGAAAGCGTACCTGGCCGAAATAGGCGAAGAGTACGACCCGAACCGGTACGACTTCGGGCTGCACGTGAAGCGGGCGAAGCAGCTCGGCTTCTGCCACTACACGCAGGAGTACCGCGATAGCTTCCTGCCGAAACCGGCCACCGAGCCGGTGCTGCTCAACACGGAGGTAAACATTGGCGCGGTGAAGGTGAAAATCATAGACAATTTGTTCCAGTGCCCCGAGGAGGATTGTTTGAAGACGTTCCGGAAGGAGAACCATCTGCAGATACACATCAAACACTACCACAAGGAGCTGGCGAAGGGGCTGGGCGACATTCCCAATATGCAGGATCTGGCTGCCTTAAGGACACCGATCGAGCTGCTGGAAACGCCGAAACCGGTTAGCCGCAAATCGCAGACGGCGGCAGCCGGCACAACGCCGAAAGCTTCCACCGCCCAGTCCGCACCGGTTAGGGAGGAAACGAGGGAAGAGGAGGAACTGCTACCGGCGGAAATGTGGGTAGAGAGTACGGTGGTAATGTCCGACGGCAAAGTGGAGGAAGCGCTAAAGCAGCCGCGGGAGATAAAGCAGGAAGCGGAGAAGGCGCCCGAATCGGAAGCGTCCCTAATGGCAATGGACACCGACGCGTCGCTCGCGGAGGAATCATCGGCGGACGCTAGCAGCACCGTGACCGCCTCCACCCCAGCCTCATCCAGCAAGTCGAAGGTCTCGAGCAAGGTTCCGAAAATTAAGCTTTTCTCGCAGAAGAAAGCAGCGGGcgagggaggaaaaaaggtGGTACGGCACGGGCTGGTTACGAAGAAGAAAGTGTCCGGCGGGTCGAAGAAATCCAAGCGCCCGAAACCATCGCGCCGCCCGGCAGCGAACCGATCCGCACCGGCCCTGTTGCGCCCGAACGACACCACGCTGGCGGGCTCGTTTGCGTACGGGAGCGGCGGGTTTCAGAACGAAACGATCGGGGGCATTTACGACGAGTCGATCAATGCCAGTGTGGCGGGGGCGAGCGGTGCCGCCGGTGGGCTGGTGGACGAGAACGGTGAGGTGATCAAAATAGTGCGTATGCGCAAGGAGGAAATCATCAACTGCCTGTGCAAGGTGACGGAGGAGGACGGGCTGATGGTGCAGTGCGAGATGTGTCTGTGCTGGCAGCACGCGTTCTGCCAGAACATCCGGCACAGCAGCGAGGTGCCGGACACGTACGTGTGCAGCATCTGCCGGTATCCGTACCGGGGGCGGGCGTCGAAGCGGTACGCGCACGACCAGGACTGGCTGTACGAGGGCAAGCTGCCGGTGGCGAAGTACCACGTGACCAACTCGCGGCACGCGCAGCGCTTCGACATACTGAAGAACTCGCACACGCTGACGGGCAATCTGCTCGAGCTGAAGCGCTTCATGCACAGCCTGCAGATGAAGATCAACATTGCGGAGAAGAAGGACCACCCGAAGATGTACCTGTGGTCGAAGAAGTGGGAAAAGAGCCCACCGCGTGGCGatggcagtagcagcagctcggTGGGAGGTGGTGCTGATAAGCCACTGCAAGGGGATGGTGCGAcggcacagcaacagcagcagcagttgccACAGATCCCGGTCCCGGAGGCACCGATCGATCCGGCCGAGTGTCAGACGATTCTGCTGGACCACATCCAGAAGCTGCAGAACGACGCGATGGGACGGCTGCAAGCGATCGAGGCGCAGATTATCG GATTGGAAGCGTACGATGAAAAGGCGGACCTGCTGGAATCGCCCACCGCCAAGAACTACCCGAAAACGAAGCAAACCATCCACATGCTGCTGAACGATTTgctgaagatgaagaagatcgGAGAAATCCACTCGGATATGCACAGTCTCACGATGTAG